The Lycium barbarum isolate Lr01 chromosome 4, ASM1917538v2, whole genome shotgun sequence nucleotide sequence GCATCCAAGGTATATATTTATTAAGAACTCACGGGTCAGTGATCGGAAGCCGTGAGTTCAAGTTGTAGTAATTGTATATAAGTAGGTTTTGGGTTGTTTTCTTATGGTATGGAGATTGGCGGGGTTTGGTAGCTCGTGTAGAGCTTGGTTGTTGTTAAAAGGAGGTCGGGTGTGGAGTACACCATTGCACATAGTATCGGGAGCTCGTCGCTCTTTGATTGCTTGATAATAGTGTTAGAATAGATGTGGTATtttgatgatgttgatattattgttgatgttttgggattgaattggagTTTGGATGGAGTAAGAtatgtaggggaaatgctgcccgatttctgaTAGATGTCTTGTTAGCTTAAGATGAGATTGTAAAGGTGTGACAAGTATAATTGGGACGAatctatgtatatatgtgttgatCATGGACTCGCAGGTTCGGGAAGCCGACATTGAGTGTTAAAGtcgataaggtatgtaaggcaaacctttcttcgttcttttggcatgattcataCGGAAACAAAGTATAGTTAAACATGTTCCATAACAATTTCCACTCTTAGAAGATGAGAAATGATTATTCGTTGATACTCCATGTTGTTATCTTAAGTTCACAATTGTTTTGAttctaagtcccgaaggggcaccTTCCTAGTTCTATAATCTATGCACGTTTACATGTTACCTCTCAAGTCCCGAAGAGGATAGCCATAAGTTTGTATGTCCATACGATATCTTCATGTCCCGAAGGGAACGTTCATAAGAATTCCTTGTTCATGAACTTCATGTTAATGTTAAGTCTCGAAAGAGACGAATGGTTATAGAAAGAAGTTCCTAATACGAGTAagagttgctccgaagggagttttCGAGTTTTATGAGTCGCATATtcatttgcatatatatatatatatatatatatagacacacacatatGTATCACATGATTTTGTAGGGAAATGAAAAGGGCTATGGCGTTATGTACGCACACCACCTGATCAGCCACGATGATTATGATACCCGAAGGGGTTGCCCGACGGGGCcgatatgctattatgcccgaaggggccacgaGCAGGGTAAAGGttgcattttatatatatatatatatatttgtgtgtgtgtgtatgtgtgttttGAAAGTTATTTGCATATTCATGATTCTCAGTGACGGTCACAGGTACAGATAGAGTTTGTTACTCTTCTTACTATTTAAATTGTGATGTATACTGTTTTATTTCcatcttacatactcggtacattatttcgtactgataTCCTTTTGCCTGgagacgttgcgttcatgcccgcagtcCCAGATTGTTTGACAGGAAAGTTATACAGATGAGGACTGTAGAGTATCAGCTTGGATTGGTGAGCTGTACTTCATTCGGGAGCATTACCGAGTCAGTTTTGTTTATGTATAGCAGATTACGGGTATGTTGGGGCCTTGGTCCGACTTATGTGTTCAGTTATGtattcttagagactttgcagacagcgtcctgtGTATAGTACATCGAGATGTCTATAGTGGTTCAAAGCGGCCATGTAGGCTGATGTGATTACATGCATTACTTAAATGAGTTTTTATTTAAGGTTTCCCTTGTTTATAAAAGTTTTATTAAAAGGCTTTCTTGATTTAGTATGACGGAGGCGTCGCCTATAGCTTGAGGGCTCATGAGATATGGTAAGTAAAGAAAGAACGATAGAATGACACTTAGCCGGGTAGGGTTTCGGCTTCAGTCACAGCCCTCTGGTTTGGATCGTGACACTCGTGAGACGTCCTAAATAAATTatgaaaaaaatctcgacatatttgaaataaagtaatgtcttgactaaataataaaatgtttaaatcaaaatcttataaaatgaaacacttaaacctaacaatcacaagtttccaaacaaaacttacttcgagccactttacaacccctaaaatgatcatccaaacgtttaggtatacttgatgtattgaacctacattatcattcgcaaaaaaaaataaaaaaaatatcaggttctatataaaatattgacattccGGAGTTTTGAGACAagactaatctttggtcaaagtatgaaaaaaacgtgaaTTTAAAAACTTTGAAATTATACAAAGTGTAgggaaaataaaactaacacctattgtgcacaaaattagtgcgcaataggacttaactgTAGCCGTCACAATTAACTCCTATTGCGCACTTAAGTTGCGGACCCCAGAATAAAGCAATAACGTATACAATAAAAATTATAAGGCCTGGATTCATTTTCTATCATAACATCTTTTTAGTTGAGTTTTCTAGTATTACAACATGCTACACTAGCGTTGAATGATTGGGTATATATGATATCATCAAATgatgtggtgcagcggatggGCTGCTTTTCGCTTAATCATAGGTTCCAGGTTTGAGTTTTGGGTATGAAAAAATCTTCGATAGGAAGCGCTTCCCCTGAATGAGCCCTATGCGGAGCAAATCCGAATTAGTCGGGCTCCAATGCGGATACCGAACATCAAATGAGAAAAAATTGGGTTGGGTAGGATGTCACTGTTAAATTAGACATTTTCATCTTCCTCCCGCCAGGGGCAGATTTAGTCATGGCCCAAGGTGTTCACTAGAACGCCttgggcaaaaaattacagtgtatatttaggatAAATTTTCTatgttcatgtatatatattaacttttgaacatcctgaacaaatgcaaaagaCTAGGTCGAGTGATCCAGTTGTTTTTCCGAACATCCTGAGTGGAAATTCTAGATCTGTCACTGCCTCCCGCTGAAGATGATGGCTCGCCACTCGTCTTCTTCACTGGACAGATTGATATTCAATACTCATGTCACATGCTTCTTTTTCAAATTTTGGCATTTTTCATTTCACAGGAATATATTCCAAGATGACATTTTATGTTTTTTCACTATTTACTGTGATCAATTAATTCTTTCATAGTTTATAGAAGAAATACAATGTTAATTActtatccaaaaaaaaagtgcaactGTTCTGTCCCTCTAGAATGCACTTTTATGTTTGTGCGTTTCCAATAATCAATCATTTTTCCATACATTTAAAGAAGAAATATGTCAAACTGCTGTTTCCCTTTTTTCCTTAGTATATATCTAATACTCCAGCAAAAAACTATGGAAACGAAATTGACATCACAGCGATGGCACATTTGacaagattcttaaaaaaaatggATTTGACTTGTCCCtgtaaaaagaaaaagatttCATTTCCCAGTCAATTATTACTTATTGTAACAGGTGATATATCTTATATTATTACTTATTGTAACATGTAACATATTTCATATTTAAGATTTCAAAtcttatattttaaaaattaagtaTACATATTATTTAGTAAATGATTCAATAATGTAAAAAGTTATTTATCACTTCTGCACCGAAAAGCCAATGGACGCTATCACTTCTCTTTTATTGGATTTTATGTCAAATCTACTGGACCTAGAATGTACAATGATGTCTTGACTGTAATTCAGACACAATAGACAAGTATTTTGAGATGGAGGAGGTaccttttaaaaaataattattatgtTGGTCCAAATTTATGAAATTAAACAAATCAAAATATCTTATCAGTTCCAACTTCTAGCTAAGTAGCTGCATAATATTAATCCCTTGAAGTTTCCCCCAATTTCCAATTTCTAATTTCTCGGACTACTAAGGAATAACTTTTCTTTTCCTTGTAAAAATAGGTAATTAACTCCTCTTAGGCTGTATGGAGTAgttaatttttataaattttctCTTAAACAAAAGAACCTTGGTAGGTGAAGACCCAGCTTTGtctttcattaaaaaaaaaaaagaagaagaagaagcagcagctAAAATAGGGTATCTAGCACCTATCAAGTACTAATTTTTATTTAAGCGATACTAATTTTTATTTAAGCAAAAACTTCCATATTTGGAAATAATAGTTCCTCCGTCCACTTTACTTGTATACTTTagcataaaaaaaatatatattcttttttaatattttacctCTAACATTAATTAACTATTTCTCAAAACTTAAGGCTATACCATCAGAGGCGGACTCAGGATCTTAAGATGGCGGAGGCATCATTATCTTAACATACACAGCAACAAAAATTTTAATGACGACTGAGGGATAATATCATGTCGGACCTTCACTAATAGCATAGCAGTGGTGAAAATACAAGTATATAAGTGAAAGGAAATTATGTTGGAGCCGAGATTTGATCTCAGGTAGTGACCAGTGAGCATTCCTACCAACTGAACTACTTTTACAATTATGTTTGAGGAGTCCTTTTAAAATATATCATAATTTTTCaaggtatataaatatacatatataggttTTTTTTCGAAGTTAGAAGGGACACGTGTCCCCCCACCCAACATGTTGGGTCCACCCATGTATACAACAATTAATATGGGTTATGATAGCCCGGTGCACTATGCTCCCGCTATACACAGAATTTGAAAAAAAGCCAAAATAACAATTAATAttgatattatgataaaatacacACTTCATTATTAATACGGGCCAGAAGTAAGCCCAATGGGGCTATTTTACATGAGAGTTGCTAAATTGTCACATCAATTTGACTCAAATTTGACCACACTTATGTAAAAATCACCATAACATCTATtatacaattttaaattaagataaattttgagaagaaaagatagaaatgacattaggtaagcataaattattaaatttgaactAAATAATCATATAAATTTACTTTATTTGGGTCATTGTGATCAAAATATTGTGACCAAAAGACTTTATTCTTTAATTTATACTTTAACAAAATAAAATAGTAAGGTATCTAGCACCTTCCAGTGGACTTTTTCTCTTATTTAAGCGAAACTTATGGGAAATAACTACTCAATAATTAATTGGTGGGTCCCCCTCAAGATGAAGCAAATGGACAGTAACGTTATGGAACCCGGAAAATTTTATTTTGGATGAGACACAGGGGACCACAATATTCTTGCCACCGAACCTCAACTTCACTTTATTCTTCCCTATTGTCCTAAAATTTGAGCTTTTTTTTCGCAGATCATCTTGGTGTCTATTTCCAATTCCACTTTTTCCCTTTAAAGATCAGTAGCTCACACTGAATTTGCAGCATGTTAGTGAAGAACGAGTGCCAGGCACCATGAAATCTTGACACCCCACCTCAATTTGAAGTTCAAACCCAGATTTGGAAAGCTGGAATTCAGATCCTTAAGGTCTTGGAAAAGAAGTCTGTTCATGAAGTTGAAAATTCAAAGCAAAATGGATTACTAAAAATTCAAACTGTCCGAAAAAACAGATCTGAAGGTACACCTACCTTCTTTCTTTTAGATTATTTGCAAATTTATCAGATCTGACTCTTTCTCTGTTTATTGGTACAATTCTTTAGCTACTTCTCTCGTgcaatcaatttttatttttagatttACTCAAGATttgaatcaattttacccttaaagATTGGTACTTTGCATCACTTCTCCGTCTTCAATTGTGGAATAAGTGATGGCCGGTGGCCAGTCCACAATGGAGGCTGGCCAACCCTCACTAAATACGACTATTCCAAAAACCAATCCTAATCCATTACAATATTCAGATCTGTTCAAACCAAAAACCTTGAATGATACATTACATAGTCAGATCCAATCACTGTCCCAAATTCCAATGAAACCAGTAACTTACCTACATGGGGTGCCATACATTAAATACACTGAAGTAGAAGTTGATCAGATGAATATCATTGAAAATCTTCAGTATGTTGTGGTAGGAAAGTTCTCATATGGCCAACCAGATATTGAACAACTTCGTCTCATAATCCCTACACAATGTGGAATAAAAGGTGAGTGTAGAACAGGTTTTCTAAGAAACAGCCATGTGCTTATCAGATTAAGTCTTTTTGAAGACTTTGTGAATTTCACATCAAAGCCTGTATACTACATTCAAGATAGAGAGGGATACTCGTACCAAATGAGAACACTGATCTATGATTCGAATTTCAAGGTTGATGAAGAAACATCAAAGAAAATGGCATGGATTTCCTTCCCAAAGTTATTGCCTACATACTTTGTGAAGGAAACTCTTTTTTCAATTGCATCTGCAGTGGGTATTCCTATACAATTGGATATGGCTACGATTAACAAgactagacctagttgtgctagggtcaaGGTTTTAGTAGATCTGGTAGCGGATTTACCCAAAACGGTGAGGATggatattgaaaatgaaaaaacagGAGCAATAAGGACTGTTAATGTtcagattcattatgattacctCCCTAAGTATTGCAAGGAATGTAAATTACAGGGACATGATGAATATGATTGTAGAATTATAAATCCAGAGCATGTTCAGTATGACAATGAAAGGGAGGAAATGCCAAAGGAGAATGGCAAGACAAAACCTCATAAAAGCTTTGATGAAGTGCACAATAGTAAGGAAAGCAATAAAGATCTCCAAGAGGATAAAGAAATTGAAGCAAAAAAGGCCAAGAGATTACAAGCAGaggaacaacataataaaaagcAGACTAATGACAAAGGCAAACAAAAGCAAGAGGATGGAAACCAACAAGGATATGAAGGgaaaaagaattatggaaaatacAATTATAGAGGATACAATAATTTATACAATTATTCTGCTAGAGTGTTGGCAGGTGGAAGAGTGTTAGGAAATTCGGGAAATTGGAATCCCATCAAAGACAACAGAAACTTCAATGCTGAGAAGGGAAGTGCAAATCATAGCAAACAGAAAGAGACAACAGTCACTGCTACATGCAACAAATTTAACACTTTGGTGGACTTGGAGGaggaacaagaaaaacaaaatgaaaCACAAGAAGGAAGCACACATAGTAGTAATCCTGTTAAAGAGACAGCTAGGCCATGGGTGGATGCTGCCTTTGGGAAACAAACAGAAAATAACAAAGTTATGAAAGAGCAGGGAAAGATAGATAGCAGACAAGAGCAAGATAATAAGAATGAGAAAGGGGTAGGGGATAATCAGTCAGAGGAGATAGCCATACAAGATTCAGAAAGAACAATTACAGATATCGTGGAAAATGATAACAAAAAAGAAGATGATAACAAACAGATTACTGAAGGCCAAGACGTACTTCAACCCATAGAAGTACATGACAGTGTTAATTCAAGCTCATATCAGCAAGTGGAATCAGCTAGACAACAAGTGGATCAAATGAAGGACTTACCGGAAGAGCCTCCTCATACAAACAATATGGGTGAAGGAGATACAGCATCATCTGCAAATAAGGAACAAAATGATGAAAGGGAAACACAAGCAAGGGATCAGAGAGATCAAAACAACAGAGATACAGCCATAGAAATGCAGGCAATTTCAGGAAATCATAAGTATCAACTGGTAGCCAAAGATCATGAAAACACAACACAagaagaagtgaatcagaataaaATAGATATTGGAGAGGAGGAAGCAGGTGAAACTATTAGTTCTGATTTAATGGAGGGCAACAATAAAGGAGATATTTCCCCTAAACACTTGACAAAAACTAAAAAAAGGTCACAAGCCAAGAGATAAAAGTGTTCCTCCCAAGACAGTGGGAGAAGTACAAACAAGGATGGCATGTTCTAAAGGAGTTTCTCAATGAATAGCTCATTAATATGGAATATAAGGTCTGTAAACACTCAACAGGCCTTTGAGAGGGTAGTACTATTGCATAGACAGAAACATTTTAATTATGTTGCCTTACTAGAGCCTTTCCAGCATGTTAGACATATTGACATGTACAAATTGTGGTTAAATATGGGGACATCATGGCATAATGTGAATGGGAAGATTTGGATTTTTGTGGATGcagaaattcaagtagaaataatGAGAGATACAGAACAACTGTTATCCTGTAGATTCACTCATTTGGGTGATGGGCAAGAGTTGGTGCTTACAGTTGTTTATGCGAGTACTGATAGAAGTGGGAGAATAGCTCTATGGGAGGATCTATATGACATGTCTTCACACATCACCATCCCATGGCTTGTGGgtggggattttaatgtcattacagATGACATTGAGAAATTTGGGGGTCTTCCTGTACAGTTTGCAGAAACAGAGGATTTTAGACAATGTATAGACATTTGCCAACTGATGGATCTTGGTTTTACTGGAAGTAtgttcacatggtggaatgggagatcGGATGAGGCTTGTATATTTAAAAGACTGGACAGATGTTTGGGAAATCAGGCTCTGCAGAATTGTTTTCCTAATTTGGAGGTAGAGCATCTCATTAAACAAGGTTCTGACCAGTCCCCCTTGCTGGTAAATATGAGAGCAGATAGTAGACCAATTAGGAAATCTTTCAGGTTTCTTAATTTATGGGTGGAGCATGAATCTTTTCTAGATGTAATCAAAGAAAATTGGGTGGAATCTTATGGCTCAGACCCCTTCTTTAACTTTCATAATAAGTTAAAAAAAGGTGGGAAGAGCTCTCTCTAAGTGGAGTAGGGACACTTATggtgatatcttcaagcaaatTGAAACTCTAGAGGAAGTGGTGCAGGTGCATGAGCAAGAATTTGAACAGAATCCTACAGGGCTTAACAGGGAAAGGGTACAAGCTGATCTGATCAGGTTTTATGCTAttgaagaaaaattttggagacaaaaagcaggGATGCTGTGGTTTCAGGATGGAGATAGGAACACAAAATTCTTTCATGCTCATGTCAAtggaaagagaagaaagctacaATTACAGAGAATTCAAGATCATACAGGTACATGGCTGGACACTGAAGAGGAGATTCCACAAGAAGCAATCAGATTTTTCTCAGACCAATTCAAAGAGGAAAATATCCctacatatttctctatgcttgataagattcctaaaatggttacagaagaacaaaatcaacaactctATGAAATGCCAGATGAAGCAGAGGTGAAAAGAGCAGTTTTGGTTTAAATGGAGACAGTGCAGGGGGTCCTGATGGTTTCACAGGAAGATTTTTCCAAGCTTGTTGGGAAATTATTGCAAATGACTTGGTGACCATGGTGAGATCATTcttctgtgggcatgaactcccaaggtatgtaacttgtaccaatttggttttgataccaaagaagaaagaaattaatacattttctgatatgaggccAATCAGCTTGAGTAACATCACTAGCAAAGTTATTTCAAGAATCATTCATGAAAGACTGATATATCTGCTACCTGAGATCATTTCACCTCAGCAATCAGGATTTGTTAAAGGCAGGAGTATTGTAGAAAACATTCTGTTGGCTCAGGAAATTGTACATGATATTAGGATTAGAGAAAAGCCTGCAAATGTTGTCATTAAGCTTGACatggaaaaggcttatgacagagtatcatggttatttctaactaaagtcctgaggagaatggggttcggtgaatttactattgatctggtgtttagagttatctcaaataattggtattccattctgattaatgggcaacctcatggattcttcaaatcatctagaggagtaaagcaaggagatcCACTGTCCCCTACTTTATTCATTTTGGCTGCAGAATGTTTGTCTAGGGCTCTCAATACACTGCATACTGAGGATGAGTACAAGAAATAtgggatgccaaaatggagtccatatgtcaatcatttggcatatgcagatgatactatcattTTCACTTCTGCTAATGAACAGTCTATGAGATTAGTGATGAAGACTTTGATTAATTATGAGAAGGTGAGTGGTCAGAAGATCAACAAGCAGAAAAGTGCTGTTTATATGTATCATTTGACATCTCATAACATTAAGGAGCTGGTATTTTCTGTCACCCAGATTCCTAAAAAGGATTTTCCATTCACATATTTGGGTGTACCAATCTACTATGGGAGAAGAAGGAACATTCACTACAAGGAGATAATAAAAAAGATTCAGAATAGACTGAGCTCATGGACTGGTAAGCTGTTATCTATTGGAGGAAGGACAACACTGATTAAACATGTTTTACAGAGCATGCCTATACACCTACTATCCGCTTGTGACCCTCCTAGTGCTATACTTGCTCAGATTCATAGATTGTTTGCTAAGTTCTCTTGGAGCAACTCTGTGGGAAATTCAAGTAAGCACTGGGCAACTtggacaaccttatgtcacccacaAGAAGAATGTGGCATGGGGTTTAGAAGCCTACAAGATATATCTAAAGCCCTCTTTGCTAAACTGTGGTGGAACATGAGaaccaaacaatccttatggaGAACTTTCATGAGTAAATAAGTATTTAAAGAAGTTTCATGCTGTGATAGCCCCTAGCGGATCAGGTACTTATGTGTGGAAGAAGATGATTAAATACCGAGATGAGATGGAACATGAGATATGGTGGAAGCTTCAACAAGGTAATTCttatttttggtttgataattggacaggactgggagccctataccatattactccaccagattttgagtgtgatcccacaatcatccttgtaaaagaaactgcagaagtggggcaatgggatgaacagttgctaagaagaatccttcctgaggatctagcagaccatattgtgcagcacattaatccaccaaatgaaaatggccaagcagataaggctttctggaaattagattcgagggggaaattcacagttgggtctgcatttcaattgctcagacaaagaaaagaccccagtaatttgtataagcagatgtggatcaaaggactaccaataaagatatctttttttatgtggagattttggaagttcaagctaccattggatgataagttgaagaaatggggacaccaattcccttccagatgctattgttgtcaacatccaaaagtggaagatacctcccatgtctttttacactcaccaacagctcaagccatctggaagtatttttgtggaccagtgggaataaatactgagaatttgcaagttatccaaataattaacagatggtgggatatgcctagtagactacatgccaaatgcatcaaccaagctgtccctgctattattatttgggaactctggaagaggagaaacactatgagacatgaagggaaggtgtcaatcacaaaactcatttaccaggtgatgcatactttgattcaattcatgaaggtgagaaggagaaattttaggtatgcaccatataattggagtgtgattgttaaggcattacagagatattctccaaagataagagtaacaccagtgacttggagaactccagatattggatggataaaagtcaatactgatggagcctcaagaggaaacccgggtaggagttcatgggccttttgtgtaagggatgaaaggggagatgtgatacaagcacaggccagagaaatagaggatcttcaaagcaccaacaccgaggcagaggccctagccattttacaggatctcaggtatttaaaagacagtcaatgggatcaaataaggatagagacagattcacttttgctgaagaactctattcaaaggacatgggaaattccttggcaaatcattactatggtggaagaaatttggagaataagtgaggaaaaagtggtggtgatagagcatatttatagggaaggaaacaaattagcagatcacttggctaatttagatttggacacaggggacatacaattcaattcctttcatgacatggagagccactgtaaaagaattgtgaacagtgacaaattacagctgccctgtctaagaattagatcatgttaaggagactgaatatagggggaaggtgggagaaaaggaggtcctcacactcaaatcctttgggaggagaatgtgaaggatttggtttacactaactgtttgttaatggttgcaggtacacaaactaacataaatggaggattttaattcaacaggtaccacagaacaaccacactgaaggaataccaacaagcagcgaaacacagtgtaatcaggatgttgagaagttttaccagcataaattgcaactggttggagacacttttgacaaatgacatgaagtggaattactgctccaaatgattgagcacatggaacacaacagacctcttgagtacacatgggcatacattttctatttagtggttgtttcttagttggtggtattagcaccccgggatgctcatcctactgagaactggtcattagttagaaaatgtactgtcttggtgcatatagagggccaaatatagagcatgtgagatatagaaacagaagttttttatggagcaattatttcaaatttcattctattagtaattttttaacaatttgtaatatcaaattaagacaagttataag carries:
- the LOC132637818 gene encoding uncharacterized protein LOC132637818, with product MNSSLIWNIRSVNTQQAFERVVLLHRQKHFNYVALLEPFQHVRHIDMYKLWLNMGTSWHNVNGKIWIFVDAEIQVEIMRDTEQLLSCRFTHLGDGQELVLTVVYASTDRSGRIALWEDLYDMSSHITIPWLVGGDFNVITDDIEKFGGLPVQFAETEDFRQCIDICQLMDLGFTGSMFTWWNGRSDEACIFKRLDRCLGNQALQNCFPNLEVEHLIKQGSDQSPLLVGRALSKWSRDTYGDIFKQIETLEEVVQVHEQEFEQNPTGLNRERVQADLIRFYAIEEKFWRQKAGMLWFQDGDRNTKFFHAHVNGKRRKLQLQRIQDHTEEQNQQLYEMPDEAEVKRAVLV